The genomic stretch GATAGAGAGGAAAGATACCAAATGAGGTATTTATGAAGTCAGTTGCCCTGACCATATGAGTGCCAAAATGGACGCTATAGCCTAAAAAGTAGAAAGTTTAACGATTAACCCTACAGATACTGCAACCGAAATCCAACCTGGATGCGAGATCTATGGAACCCAAGGACACACGATAGCCGAATGTAATCTTTTAGCTGACACAAACTTAGATCAGGTtaattacgcccaaggtaacccataTTCTAACACATATAgccctggatggaggaatcacccaaacttTTCCTATAAGAATAATAGCCCCACTCAGAATTCTACACCTCAAAGACCGTCTGGTTTCCAAACTCAAAGACCAAACCAACGAATGCAAGCTACTTCCCCAAAGTCAAACTTTGAGAAAATGGTGGAGAGCTTCATCACAGCCCAAAATCAGCAAAATAAGGAattcatgaaccaaaacattcataTAAATGGACTAATTACACAATTGGGCACCAAACTCGATTCTGTAATTACCCacaacaaaatgcttgaaacCCAAATATCTCAAGTGGCACAACAACAAGCTACTCAAACTACACCAGGAGGACaatttcctggacaacctcaacctAACCCCAAGGGGCATGCTAACGCAATTGCCCTATGGAGTGGAGCTACTTATGATGAACCCGTAAACCCTAGGTTGAATAAACAAGAACCCCCCAAGAAAAATGTTGTGACCACACCCGAGAAACAAGTAGAGGAACCAGTAGAACCTGAGAAACAAAAAGAGGAAGAAGTTAAAGATAAGGAAGGAGAGAAAGATACTAAAGTTTACATACTACCCCCTCCttacaaaccaccaatcccattTCCGCAAAGACTTAAGCAAACCAAATTAGACAACCAATATAAAAAGTTTGTAAAAGTGATTGAGAAACTCCATGTCGAGATTCCATTCACCGAAGCGATCACCCAAATACCATCTTACACCAAGTTCCTTAAGGACATCCTAACCAACAAACGAAGACTTGATGATCCTAAATCCTTAGAATGCAATTCTACTGTGTAAAATAAACTCCCTAAAAAGGAGAGAGATCCAGGAAGTTTTTCTATACCTTGTGTTTTAGGAAATCATGTTATCGATAAAGCACTCCTGGACTTATGAGCCAGCatgagcttaatgcctttagccGTTTGTAATAGGTTAAACCTAGGAGAAATGCAACTAACTAGAATGTCccttcaattagccgatagatccGTTAAGTATCCAATAGGAATTTTAGAAGACCTCCCAGTTAGGATTGGCCAATTATATATTCCTACagattttgttgtcatggacattaaagaagaCGACGAAATCCCTATCCTTCTAGGTAGACCCTTCTTATCAACAATTGGGgctataatagatgtcaagagaggaaaaAAGACTTTTAAGGTAGGTGATGAAAAAATAGAATTTATATCATAAAAATTCTTAAAAGCACCATCCATAGACGACTCATGTTATGTCATCGATATCATTGACGAATGCATAAGAGAGTTAGACCAAGAAGACCCCGTTGAAACAATTAAATTACCTTTGAACCCCATAATGGAGGACGACGAATTTAAAGACCCTTATATAGATGACATCCTTCACGAATGCTTAGCACTCACCCCAAACCATATGCCATGTCCTAAGAAACCATCAATAGAGCTTACGGAGTTACCTAAGAATCTAAGATACGAGTTTTTGGATGAAGAACTAAATTGTCCCATCATAGTAAGCGCCACCTTAAATGGTGATGAAACAAATCAACTCTTAGATGTTATAAGAAAATATCCCATAACTCTAGGATATAACATTTCTGATCTCAAAGGGATAAGTCCGTCCGTGTGTATGCACCAGATTATGCTGGAGGAAGATTCtaaaccctccagagaacatcaaagaaggataaatcctATACTGAGTGACGTGGTAAAATGAGAAGTGTTGAAGCTACTAGAGGCTGGAATAATATACCAAATCTCCGATAGTAAGTGGGTAAGCCCTGTACATGTGGTATCTAAAAAGGGAGGTGTCACAGTAgtacaaaaagaaaaaggagaaTAAGTATATAAACACGTAGAAAACGGTTGGCCtatgtgtattgattatagaaaaCTTAATAAAGTAACTAGGAAATACCATTTCCCTCTCCCGTTCATAGACCAAATGCTTGAACGCCTAGCAAGACATTCTTACTTTTGATATTTAGATGGATACTCAGGATTTTTCCAAATTCCCATTCACCCCGATGATCAAGAGAAAATAACCTTTACGTGCCCATATGGAACATTTGCCTATCGACGAATGCCATTCGGACTATGCAATGCCCCGACTAGCTTTCAActttgtatgatgtcaatcttcaTAGATTTCCTCGACGAGATCATGGAAGTtttcatggatgatttctcggtatGCAGATCCAGTTTTAAAAATTGTTTAACTAACCTTGAGAAAATTCTGGAACGATGCGTGGAAGTCAATCTCGTTCTAAACTAGGAGAAATGTCATTTTATGGTCACCAGAGGAATAATGTTAGGACACATAGTATatgagagaggtattgaagttgataAGGCTAAAATAGAGGTTATAGAAAACCTCCAACCACCTAAGACAATTAGAGAGATccgaagtttccttggacacgccggtttctaccgacgcttcattaaggacttctccaaaataacaaaacctttaacaaatcttctaatgaaagacgttgaattcattttcgatgatAAGTTCCTACAAACTTTCAAACACCTTAAACAAGCACTAATCTCCGCACATATTATGCAACCGCCCGATTGGAGCCTACCTTTCGAAATTATGTGCGATGCAAGCGATTATGTTATGGGTGATGTGTTAGGgcaaaggaaagataaaaaacTTCATGTAATTTACTATGCTGGTAGGACGTTAGATGCTGCATGACTT from Lathyrus oleraceus cultivar Zhongwan6 chromosome 7, CAAS_Psat_ZW6_1.0, whole genome shotgun sequence encodes the following:
- the LOC127102238 gene encoding uncharacterized protein LOC127102238; translated protein: MVESFITAQNQQNKEFMNQNIHINGLITQLGTKLDSVITHNKMLETQISQVAQQQATQTTPGGQFPGQPQPNPKGHANAIALWSGATYDEPVNPRLNKQEPPKKNVVTTPEKQVEEPVEPEKQKEEEVKDKEGEKDTKVYILPPPYKPPIPFPQRLKQTKLDNQYKKFVKVIEKLHVEIPFTEAITQIPSYTKFLKDILTNKRRLDDPKSLECNSTV